From a single Desulfatirhabdium butyrativorans DSM 18734 genomic region:
- the rfbF gene encoding glucose-1-phosphate cytidylyltransferase, with protein sequence MKAVILAGGLGTRLSEETSTRPKPMVEIGGKPILWHIMKIYSAHGVNEFIICCGFKGYVIKEYFANYFLHMSDVTFDMEKHRMEVHQRHAEPWRVTLVDTGEHTQTGGRLRRVRPYMGDADFCFTYGDGVGNIDITALIAFHKAQGTLATVTAVKPPGRFGSLKISGMLVSGFKEKPNGDGGWINGGFFVLSPRVIDYIDGDEYPWEREPMERLTREGQLSVYLHKGFWQPMDTLRDKNLLEELWQSGRAPWKTWDDRNACETH encoded by the coding sequence ATGAAAGCGGTCATTCTGGCAGGAGGGCTTGGAACAAGGCTGAGCGAAGAAACATCCACTCGCCCAAAACCAATGGTGGAAATTGGGGGCAAGCCCATCTTGTGGCACATCATGAAGATCTATTCAGCCCACGGCGTAAACGAATTCATTATCTGCTGCGGGTTTAAGGGATATGTCATCAAGGAATACTTTGCCAACTATTTTCTGCACATGTCCGACGTGACCTTCGATATGGAGAAGCACCGGATGGAAGTCCATCAGCGCCATGCAGAGCCTTGGCGGGTTACGCTGGTAGATACCGGTGAACATACGCAGACAGGGGGACGGTTACGACGCGTTCGGCCCTATATGGGCGACGCCGATTTCTGCTTCACGTATGGGGATGGGGTGGGAAATATCGACATTACCGCCTTAATCGCATTTCACAAAGCTCAGGGTACTCTGGCAACCGTAACGGCCGTCAAACCGCCGGGACGATTTGGTAGCCTGAAAATTTCAGGAATGCTTGTTTCCGGGTTCAAGGAAAAACCCAACGGCGATGGCGGCTGGATCAACGGTGGATTCTTTGTCTTGTCTCCGAGAGTAATCGATTATATTGATGGAGATGAATATCCTTGGGAAAGAGAGCCCATGGAACGACTCACCCGGGAAGGACAGCTTTCGGTGTATTTGCACAAGGGTTTCTGGCAGCCGATGGATACGCTGCGAGATAAAAATCTATTGGAAGAGCTCTGGCAAAGCGGTCGCGCACCATGGAAAACATGGGATGATAGAAATGCCTGTGAAACACATTGA
- a CDS encoding Rpn family recombination-promoting nuclease/putative transposase, which produces MEMPNPHDRLFKAVWNDRSTARSFFQHYLPCDLLRLIDLDALQLCTESFIEEELREYRCDLLYQTTINGRPGYLYFLFEHKSHADPDVALQLLGYMRAIWHLYRKQEAGGAKAPLPVIVPLVLYHGRNAWTCGDDLLSRFEQPATFLLRYIPNFQFVLIDLSRFSDAEIQGEALLRASLLLFKYVFTPEYRDRLPGIFALLKSLVESTTGMQYIETIIRYVLSTLEDAGGTGTLKKVVEESLSEDKGDMVMTIAEKLYNEGLERGIQQGRQQGIQQGLLNAIELGLEIKFGAQASYLLAAIRQVTDIDRLKAIREAIRIGASLKDIEEMIIAHQA; this is translated from the coding sequence ATGGAAATGCCCAATCCCCATGACCGCCTGTTCAAAGCCGTCTGGAACGATCGGAGTACGGCCCGAAGCTTTTTCCAACACTACCTGCCTTGCGATCTGCTGCGGCTGATCGATCTGGATGCGCTGCAGCTCTGTACGGAAAGTTTCATCGAAGAAGAACTTCGGGAATACCGGTGCGATCTGCTCTACCAGACGACGATCAATGGCAGGCCCGGATACCTGTATTTCCTGTTCGAGCACAAGAGCCATGCGGATCCGGATGTCGCCCTGCAGCTCTTGGGCTACATGCGGGCCATCTGGCATCTTTACCGAAAACAGGAAGCTGGAGGTGCCAAGGCACCGCTGCCCGTCATCGTTCCGCTGGTGCTCTATCACGGCCGGAATGCATGGACCTGCGGAGATGATCTGCTGAGCCGTTTCGAGCAGCCGGCCACCTTCCTTCTGCGATATATCCCGAATTTTCAGTTCGTTCTGATCGACCTGTCTCGATTCAGCGATGCGGAAATCCAGGGGGAAGCACTGCTTCGTGCCTCCCTGCTGCTGTTCAAATATGTGTTCACACCCGAATACCGGGATCGTCTGCCCGGAATCTTCGCACTTCTCAAAAGCCTCGTTGAAAGTACGACGGGAATGCAATACATTGAGACCATCATCCGGTACGTGCTCTCGACATTGGAAGACGCCGGCGGCACCGGCACATTGAAGAAGGTAGTTGAAGAAAGCCTTTCCGAAGACAAGGGGGACATGGTCATGACCATTGCGGAAAAATTGTACAACGAAGGGTTGGAGCGGGGAATTCAACAGGGAAGGCAGCAGGGTATCCAGCAGGGATTGCTCAATGCCATCGAGCTGGGCCTCGAGATCAAATTCGGTGCTCAGGCATCGTATCTATTGGCTGCCATTCGTCAAGTGACCGATATCGATCGGTTAAAGGCCATTCGAGAAGCGATCCGAATCGGGGCAAGTCTGAAGGATATCGAAGAAATGATCATAGCTCACCAAGCATGA
- a CDS encoding Rpn family recombination-promoting nuclease/putative transposase: MDMHNPHDRLFKTTWSDRNSARNFFQHYLPPDLLKLIDLDTLQLCTESFIEEDLQEYRCDLLYKTTIDGRPGYLYFLFEHKSHADPDVALQLLGYMRAIWHLYRKQEAGGARAPLPVIVPLVLYHGRNAWTCGDDLLSRFEQPATCLLRHIPNFQFVLIDLSRYSDAEIQGEALLRASLLLFKYVFTPEYRDRLPGIFALLKSLVESTTGMQYIETIIRYVLSTLEDAGGTGTLKKVVEESLSKDKGDMVMTIAETLYKEGLERGIQQGIQQGIQQGIQQGIHQGLVNAIELGLEIKFGAQASYLFASIRQLTDVDRLKAIREAIRIGASLKDIEEMIIAHQA, translated from the coding sequence ATGGACATGCACAATCCCCATGACCGCCTGTTTAAAACCACATGGAGCGATCGGAACTCGGCCCGAAACTTTTTCCAACACTACCTGCCACCCGATCTGCTAAAGCTGATCGATCTGGATACGCTGCAGCTATGCACGGAAAGCTTCATCGAGGAAGATCTGCAAGAGTACCGATGCGACCTTCTTTACAAAACGACGATCGACGGCAGACCCGGATACCTGTATTTTCTGTTCGAGCACAAGAGCCATGCGGATCCGGATGTCGCCCTGCAGCTCTTGGGCTACATGCGGGCCATCTGGCATCTTTACCGAAAACAGGAAGCCGGAGGTGCCAGGGCACCGCTGCCTGTCATCGTTCCGCTGGTGCTCTATCACGGCCGGAATGCATGGACTTGCGGAGATGATCTGCTGAGCCGTTTCGAGCAGCCCGCCACATGCCTTCTGCGACATATCCCGAATTTCCAGTTCGTTTTGATCGACCTGTCCCGGTATAGCGATGCGGAAATCCAGGGGGAAGCACTGCTTCGTGCCTCCCTGCTGTTGTTCAAATATGTATTCACACCCGAATACCGGGATCGTCTTCCCGGAATTTTCGCACTTCTCAAAAGCCTCGTTGAAAGTACGACGGGAATGCAATACATTGAGACCATCATCCGGTACGTGCTCTCCACATTGGAAGACGCCGGCGGCACCGGCACATTGAAGAAGGTAGTTGAAGAAAGCCTCTCCAAAGACAAGGGGGATATGGTCATGACCATTGCGGAAACATTATATAAAGAAGGGTTGGAAAGAGGAATTCAACAAGGTATTCAACAGGGAATCCAACAAGGTATCCAGCAGGGAATTCATCAGGGATTGGTCAATGCCATCGAGCTGGGGCTCGAGATCAAATTCGGTGCTCAGGCATCGTATCTATTTGCTTCCATTCGCCAACTAACCGATGTTGACCGCCTAAAGGCCATTCGAGAAGCGATCCGAATCGGGGCAAGTCTGAAGGATATCGAAGAAATGATCATAGCTCACCAAGCATGA
- a CDS encoding Rpn family recombination-promoting nuclease/putative transposase, with the protein MRHIPNFQLVLIDLSRFSDAEIQGEALLRASLLLFKYVFTPEYRDRLPGIFALLKSLSIAVQSALFVPLARISGKTG; encoded by the coding sequence TTGCGACATATCCCGAACTTCCAGCTCGTTTTGATCGACCTGTCTCGATTCAGCGATGCGGAAATCCAGGGGGAAGCACTGCTGCGCGCTTCCCTGCTGCTGTTCAAATATGTGTTCACACCCGAATACCGGGATCGTCTGCCCGGAATCTTCGCACTTCTCAAAAGCCTCTCCATTGCAGTACAGTCAGCGCTATTTGTCCCGCTCGCTCGGATTTCCGGAAAAACAGGCTGA
- a CDS encoding methylenetetrahydrofolate reductase C-terminal domain-containing protein, translated as MLRVFRNDMTDPERFVITLELIPGREHIGKSVETVIAIARDAFADGRISAVSMTDNPGGNPALSPDGIGSEIFKIGMDVIVHFTCRDTNRVGMESRALQLAMMGMKNILALTGDYAGKGFAGQGAPVFDLDSVSLQCLLAMLSERMNATGDPDGFFTGCAVSPFKYTEPESFSQYAKLSRKLCGGADFIITQLGYDSRKYRELLAYLDHIGVHPPVLGSVYVLTPKVAALMNAGKVPGAIVPDALLRKVLQEWENPEKGRQAAIERTARLGVVLKGLGYKGIHIGGVHKSFGIVARILDRMAQIESDWRSFIPDVSDAPDNAFYAVSPDGCWTGFPDRKSKGLGLLECVHYHTLKAVHELFFDATSPIDQPLRAASRWIDERHLPTRLLHMAENAGKYVMLDCRQCGDCAIQHVGFQCPESGCPKHTRNGACGGSRNGRCEVHPDRWCIWRQAYRRFAYDGKLSEMVDGCIPPRNWELDRTSSWLNFHLGRDHQNGSEDFARYCCTRSRMP; from the coding sequence ATGCTTCGCGTATTTCGAAACGACATGACGGATCCGGAGCGATTCGTCATTACGCTGGAACTCATTCCCGGCAGGGAGCACATCGGCAAGTCCGTCGAGACGGTCATTGCAATTGCCCGGGATGCCTTCGCCGACGGCCGGATTAGCGCCGTTTCCATGACCGACAATCCGGGAGGGAACCCTGCCTTGAGCCCGGATGGTATCGGCTCCGAAATTTTCAAGATCGGCATGGACGTTATCGTCCATTTCACCTGCCGGGACACCAATCGCGTGGGAATGGAAAGCCGGGCCCTGCAGCTCGCCATGATGGGCATGAAAAACATTCTGGCCCTGACCGGAGACTATGCGGGAAAAGGGTTCGCCGGTCAGGGGGCGCCCGTTTTCGATCTCGATTCGGTGAGCCTGCAGTGTCTGCTGGCCATGCTTTCGGAAAGGATGAACGCAACCGGCGATCCGGACGGTTTTTTCACCGGGTGCGCCGTAAGCCCCTTCAAATATACCGAACCCGAAAGCTTTTCCCAGTATGCCAAGCTATCGAGAAAGCTGTGCGGCGGAGCGGATTTCATCATCACCCAACTGGGTTATGATAGCCGGAAATACAGGGAATTGCTGGCCTACCTCGATCATATCGGCGTGCATCCGCCCGTTCTGGGTTCCGTGTATGTGCTCACACCCAAAGTGGCAGCGCTCATGAACGCTGGAAAAGTACCCGGAGCGATCGTGCCGGACGCTTTGCTGCGAAAAGTCCTCCAGGAATGGGAAAATCCGGAGAAAGGCAGACAGGCCGCCATCGAACGGACGGCCCGGCTCGGCGTCGTATTGAAAGGGTTGGGGTACAAGGGCATCCATATCGGCGGGGTCCATAAATCATTCGGCATTGTGGCCCGGATTCTGGATCGCATGGCCCAGATCGAATCCGATTGGCGCTCCTTCATTCCGGATGTCTCCGATGCACCGGACAACGCTTTTTATGCCGTATCTCCGGACGGCTGCTGGACGGGATTTCCCGATCGGAAATCGAAGGGTCTCGGCCTGCTCGAGTGCGTTCATTACCATACGCTCAAAGCCGTCCATGAATTATTTTTCGATGCGACTTCTCCCATCGACCAACCGCTTCGCGCTGCAAGCCGCTGGATCGACGAGCGACACCTCCCGACACGTCTGCTGCACATGGCAGAAAATGCGGGCAAATATGTGATGCTCGATTGCCGCCAGTGCGGGGACTGCGCCATTCAGCATGTGGGCTTTCAATGCCCGGAGTCGGGCTGTCCCAAGCATACCCGGAACGGCGCCTGCGGCGGCAGCCGAAACGGCAGATGCGAGGTGCATCCGGATCGCTGGTGCATCTGGCGTCAAGCCTATCGGCGTTTCGCCTATGACGGGAAGCTTTCGGAAATGGTTGACGGCTGCATTCCCCCGCGCAACTGGGAACTCGATCGCACATCTTCCTGGCTCAATTTCCATTTGGGCAGAGATCATCAGAACGGGTCCGAGGATTTCGCCAGGTATTGCTGCACCCGCAGCAGAATGCCATAA
- a CDS encoding TetR/AcrR family transcriptional regulator yields MATLSKIDDIRRKQILQAAMLTLAKSGSANVTMEDIAVACGLSKGGLAHYYPSKSELFMAVFVSFFDRIFERSCTHLNEAGNPMEKLLSFEWLFDRDDPDCQLGYPLLFDCMALAVHDEAYRDLLADWFSKWVGMLQAVIEEGQTTGLFPGIVPEFAGRAISAVYQGIATRWYFAPDVHSTQWAIDAYRKAIRGIMAG; encoded by the coding sequence ATGGCAACACTATCCAAAATAGACGACATTCGCCGGAAACAGATTCTGCAGGCTGCCATGCTCACGCTGGCAAAATCTGGAAGCGCCAATGTGACTATGGAGGACATTGCCGTGGCTTGCGGCCTGTCCAAGGGCGGTCTGGCTCATTACTATCCGTCGAAAAGCGAGCTTTTCATGGCGGTATTCGTGTCCTTTTTTGACCGCATTTTCGAAAGGTCCTGCACCCACTTGAACGAGGCCGGGAATCCCATGGAAAAACTTCTGTCCTTCGAATGGCTCTTTGATCGTGACGATCCGGATTGCCAGCTCGGCTATCCGCTGCTCTTCGATTGCATGGCCTTGGCTGTTCACGATGAGGCCTATCGCGATCTGCTGGCTGACTGGTTTTCCAAATGGGTGGGGATGCTGCAGGCGGTGATTGAAGAAGGCCAGACGACCGGATTGTTTCCCGGCATCGTCCCGGAGTTTGCCGGCCGCGCCATCTCGGCCGTTTATCAGGGGATCGCAACGCGCTGGTATTTCGCCCCCGATGTTCACAGCACCCAATGGGCCATTGACGCGTATCGTAAAGCGATCCGGGGAATCATGGCGGGGTAG
- a CDS encoding SCP2 sterol-binding domain-containing protein yields the protein MPVFKDTQHMYDVLGKLFRTLMADPEMGQKFQEANIVIKFTIHEPNGQIWLNSDRAVICGEADLKPTIEMSLSGDSCHQFWLKELTLPLALAKGKIKAKGPMPKVLKLLPMLKPAYEAYPAIARENGLPIQS from the coding sequence ATGCCGGTCTTCAAAGATACGCAGCACATGTATGACGTACTGGGGAAACTCTTTCGGACGCTGATGGCCGATCCGGAAATGGGGCAGAAATTCCAGGAGGCCAACATCGTCATCAAATTCACCATTCATGAGCCGAACGGGCAGATCTGGCTCAATTCGGACAGGGCTGTGATCTGCGGGGAGGCGGATCTGAAACCGACGATCGAGATGAGCCTGAGCGGGGATTCCTGCCATCAGTTCTGGCTGAAGGAGCTGACCCTGCCGTTGGCGCTTGCCAAGGGCAAGATCAAGGCCAAGGGTCCGATGCCCAAGGTGTTGAAGCTGCTTCCCATGCTGAAACCGGCCTACGAGGCCTATCCGGCAATCGCCCGGGAGAACGGGCTTCCGATTCAGTCGTGA
- a CDS encoding DUF2148 domain-containing protein, protein MERCIKQYEADRKQAVRTACELILASGVTSPRVGGVGECTIHILDDDADIEDLCQQMEKMADVQKAWAFFRRDAAILRDADALLIATSLRCLKDPADINCNMCGKLTCEYLKQEPKLPADPDVAFRGPLCIFRANNLAYAIDGMMSQARNLGIDYGVYWSAGAAAMRMGILPKDTGFAIGVAVSVTEKSPFRDIPKRYAEINPRTMNDRMIQRLWPQFRSIYS, encoded by the coding sequence ATGGAACGATGCATCAAACAATACGAAGCCGATCGGAAACAGGCTGTCCGTACCGCCTGCGAACTGATCCTGGCCTCCGGCGTCACCAGTCCCCGTGTCGGCGGGGTGGGGGAGTGCACCATCCATATTCTCGATGACGATGCCGACATCGAAGACCTGTGCCAGCAGATGGAAAAGATGGCGGATGTCCAGAAGGCGTGGGCGTTTTTCCGTCGCGATGCAGCCATCCTGCGCGATGCCGATGCCCTGTTGATTGCCACCTCGCTTCGATGCCTGAAGGATCCGGCGGATATCAACTGCAACATGTGCGGGAAGCTGACCTGCGAATACTTGAAGCAGGAACCGAAGCTTCCGGCCGATCCGGATGTGGCCTTCCGAGGTCCCCTGTGCATTTTCCGGGCGAACAACCTGGCCTATGCCATCGACGGGATGATGTCGCAGGCCAGAAACCTCGGCATCGACTATGGGGTGTATTGGTCTGCAGGGGCTGCTGCCATGCGGATGGGCATCCTTCCGAAGGATACGGGGTTTGCCATCGGTGTCGCCGTGTCCGTTACGGAAAAAAGCCCATTCCGCGACATTCCGAAACGGTATGCGGAAATCAACCCGAGAACCATGAACGATCGGATGATTCAGCGTCTGTGGCCGCAATTCAGGTCCATCTATAGTTGA
- a CDS encoding DUF2148 domain-containing protein has translation MAVLQMTELIENGLERAMELMALAAHNSFRFGNRNTIRMIAVGKEELEQIAEFCFSLGDMSPLAARDGRHVLQLIKEPCSLLLIGDKRKSDFGFNCGACGYRTCAEMNAAEEVESLTARGPSCQFKNLNLNIAANAAAAMAHRLGLHCRVFSTLAFGALALNLIEDVDLCISVSVSAAKVNPYFDRHMFWTKEHWDEIFNQEFPTYNRGFIGAVE, from the coding sequence ATGGCAGTTCTTCAAATGACGGAGCTGATCGAAAACGGCCTGGAACGGGCGATGGAGCTGATGGCTCTTGCGGCGCACAACAGTTTTCGTTTCGGCAACCGCAACACCATTCGAATGATCGCTGTGGGCAAGGAAGAACTCGAGCAGATCGCCGAATTCTGTTTTTCCCTGGGGGACATGTCCCCGCTGGCGGCCCGGGACGGCAGGCATGTGCTTCAATTGATCAAGGAACCCTGCAGCCTGCTGCTGATCGGTGACAAGCGCAAATCCGATTTCGGCTTCAATTGCGGGGCCTGTGGGTACCGGACATGCGCGGAAATGAACGCCGCCGAGGAAGTCGAGTCGCTGACGGCCCGGGGCCCCAGTTGTCAATTCAAGAACCTGAACCTGAACATCGCCGCCAATGCCGCAGCAGCCATGGCCCATCGGCTGGGGCTCCACTGCCGGGTGTTCAGCACGCTGGCTTTCGGTGCCCTCGCCCTGAACCTCATCGAAGATGTCGATCTGTGTATCAGCGTCTCGGTGAGCGCCGCAAAGGTCAACCCTTATTTCGACCGCCACATGTTCTGGACAAAGGAACACTGGGACGAGATTTTCAACCAGGAATTCCCGACCTACAACCGCGGCTTCATCGGGGCGGTGGAGTAA
- a CDS encoding AMP-binding protein: MSNKAHLNPAIVSHLIELKADESPDKPIMTFEAGDLPAEVLTYRHLYENSNKLARMLLQNGIGKGDVFGVFMRNHPEFAYSLLAGPVIGAVLVPIDPRSSGDRLIYLLRHSKAKLVILTSDKLDAVRAIRDAVPDIRFVVSYRKGYPAEIDPAFPTLNEVLEADSWQRVDQQIMDVRHPMQVIYTSGTTGDPKGVMIRNNRIGLFNIVTKLVWKYRSDDILYTGLSLSHGNAQAVTFFPSIMAGIRSVFSPGFTKSRIWDICRTYGCTSFSLLGGMMAGIFNEPPKPNDADNPVKVVISAGTPPAIWEDFEKRFNVKILEWYGAVEGGFAYKPPGVGPIGSFGKPLPGMMEFKVVDENDREVPPGTVGELIVRMTKGETRVDYLDNAAASEEKTRGGWLRTGDMVHRDKDGWYFFHHRKGSELRRAGDFIQPDQIERVIGEHPDVSEVCVYGIPAQSGAPGESDIVAAVVPFEGRSIDPAAVFAWCAERLSPNFVPSWLQVVDAIPKTISEKALDRVLREAFRVDGANVYKR; this comes from the coding sequence ATGTCGAATAAAGCCCATCTGAATCCGGCGATCGTGTCCCATTTGATCGAGCTCAAGGCGGATGAATCGCCGGACAAACCGATCATGACCTTCGAGGCCGGAGACCTTCCGGCCGAGGTTCTCACCTATCGGCATCTGTACGAAAACTCGAACAAGTTGGCGCGGATGCTGCTGCAGAACGGGATCGGCAAGGGGGATGTTTTTGGTGTGTTCATGCGGAACCATCCGGAATTCGCCTATTCGCTGCTGGCAGGTCCCGTGATCGGTGCCGTTCTCGTGCCCATCGATCCCCGGAGCAGCGGTGATCGGCTGATTTATCTTCTTCGGCACAGCAAGGCCAAGCTCGTGATCCTGACTTCTGACAAGCTCGATGCCGTCCGGGCCATTCGGGACGCCGTTCCGGACATCCGGTTCGTCGTCTCCTACAGAAAAGGGTATCCGGCGGAGATCGATCCTGCTTTTCCCACCTTGAACGAAGTGCTGGAGGCCGATTCCTGGCAGCGCGTCGATCAGCAGATCATGGATGTCCGACATCCCATGCAGGTCATTTATACCTCGGGGACGACCGGGGATCCCAAGGGGGTGATGATCCGAAACAACCGGATCGGGTTGTTCAACATCGTCACCAAACTGGTTTGGAAATACCGAAGCGACGACATCCTGTACACCGGTCTTTCGCTCAGTCACGGCAACGCCCAGGCCGTCACTTTTTTCCCGTCCATCATGGCCGGGATCCGTTCCGTATTCAGTCCGGGGTTTACCAAAAGCCGGATTTGGGATATTTGCAGAACCTACGGCTGTACGAGCTTCTCGCTTCTGGGCGGCATGATGGCCGGCATTTTCAACGAACCGCCCAAACCCAACGATGCCGACAATCCCGTGAAGGTGGTCATTTCCGCAGGCACACCGCCTGCCATCTGGGAAGACTTCGAAAAACGTTTCAACGTGAAGATTCTCGAATGGTACGGGGCCGTTGAAGGCGGATTCGCCTACAAGCCGCCGGGAGTCGGCCCCATCGGTTCCTTCGGGAAACCGCTTCCCGGAATGATGGAGTTTAAGGTCGTGGATGAGAACGATCGGGAAGTTCCTCCAGGAACGGTCGGCGAGCTCATCGTCCGGATGACCAAGGGAGAAACCCGGGTCGATTATCTCGACAATGCAGCGGCCTCGGAAGAAAAGACCCGTGGTGGATGGCTTCGCACCGGAGACATGGTGCATCGGGACAAGGACGGGTGGTATTTCTTCCATCACCGGAAGGGGAGCGAGCTTCGCCGTGCAGGCGACTTCATCCAACCGGATCAGATCGAGCGGGTGATCGGAGAGCATCCGGATGTGAGCGAGGTATGCGTGTACGGGATTCCCGCCCAATCCGGGGCTCCCGGAGAAAGCGACATCGTTGCGGCTGTCGTTCCTTTCGAAGGGCGCAGCATCGATCCTGCGGCGGTGTTCGCCTGGTGTGCCGAACGCCTGTCTCCCAATTTCGTGCCTTCCTGGCTGCAGGTCGTAGACGCTATCCCCAAGACCATCTCGGAAAAGGCCCTCGATCGGGTGCTTCGGGAGGCGTTTCGGGTGGATGGGGCGAATGTGTATAAGAGATAG
- a CDS encoding acyl-CoA dehydrogenase family protein produces MYTELHLSLTDEQIAIREETHRFARDVLRPASIELDKFANPEDVIQSPLFWNVMKKGYELAYHTIFIPDSWGGLGLDPLEVHIVLEELGWGSADFAIGLGVSCFPAFFASMVPTDRLAEEIITPFCSDTEARMIGCWAITEPDHGTDTLCPNTPAFRDPAISGQVTARKEGSEWVITGQKSAWVSNGTIATHALVYLTIDPSMGMAGGGIGIVPLDLPGVRKGRPLDKLGQRALNQGEIFFDGVRIPEEYMLVEPDSYEAMLDVTLATANAGMAATFTGVARAAYEAALDYAKNHRVQGGKYLFEHQMIKHRLFEMFMKIEAARALSRAAMIYNFNNTPPLTQYSIAAKVFCTNTAFEVAHAAVQMFGGLGVSKEYPVEKFFRDARAALIEDGANDSLMITAAHSL; encoded by the coding sequence ATGTATACCGAACTGCATTTGTCGTTGACGGATGAACAGATCGCCATCCGGGAAGAAACGCATCGTTTTGCCCGGGATGTGCTTCGACCGGCAAGCATCGAGCTCGACAAGTTCGCAAATCCCGAAGATGTCATTCAGAGCCCCCTGTTCTGGAACGTCATGAAAAAGGGATACGAGCTGGCCTATCACACCATTTTCATCCCCGATTCCTGGGGTGGGCTTGGGTTGGATCCGCTCGAGGTGCACATCGTTCTGGAGGAATTGGGATGGGGGAGTGCGGATTTCGCCATCGGTCTGGGAGTGTCGTGTTTTCCGGCCTTCTTTGCATCGATGGTGCCTACCGATCGGCTGGCCGAAGAGATCATCACCCCGTTCTGCAGCGATACCGAAGCTCGGATGATCGGGTGTTGGGCGATTACGGAGCCCGATCACGGAACGGATACGCTTTGCCCCAACACCCCGGCCTTTCGGGATCCGGCCATCAGTGGTCAGGTGACCGCCCGAAAAGAGGGCTCCGAATGGGTGATCACCGGACAGAAATCGGCCTGGGTTTCCAATGGAACGATCGCCACCCATGCCCTTGTGTACCTGACCATCGATCCGTCGATGGGGATGGCTGGCGGCGGCATTGGTATCGTTCCGCTCGACCTGCCGGGCGTTCGAAAAGGCCGACCGCTCGACAAACTGGGGCAGCGGGCGCTCAATCAGGGGGAAATCTTTTTCGATGGGGTTCGTATTCCCGAAGAATACATGCTGGTGGAGCCCGACAGCTACGAGGCCATGCTCGACGTGACCCTGGCAACAGCCAATGCCGGAATGGCGGCAACTTTTACGGGGGTCGCCCGTGCGGCGTACGAGGCTGCACTCGACTACGCCAAGAACCATCGGGTGCAGGGCGGAAAATATCTTTTCGAGCACCAGATGATCAAGCACCGCCTTTTCGAGATGTTCATGAAGATCGAGGCGGCCCGAGCCCTGTCCAGAGCGGCAATGATCTACAATTTCAACAACACCCCGCCGCTTACCCAGTATTCCATTGCAGCCAAGGTCTTCTGCACGAATACGGCCTTCGAAGTGGCCCATGCCGCCGTACAGATGTTCGGGGGGCTTGGGGTCAGCAAGGAATATCCGGTGGAGAAGTTTTTCCGGGATGCCCGTGCCGCCCTGATCGAAGACGGCGCAAACGATTCGCTGATGATTACTGCGGCGCATAGCCTCTGA